The following proteins come from a genomic window of Anaerobutyricum hallii:
- a CDS encoding ABC transporter ATP-binding protein, whose translation MASLSLRHLSKTYDNGVNAIKDVTLEVDDKEFMVLAGSMGCGISTVLRMIAGVEDITDGELLVDGERMNETPSIDRDMAMIFKNGKLYPQMNIYDNLAFGLKLKELPIGEIDARIAEVTQVLNIGHLLDKMTEDLDEKERALVVLGRAIVKKPKVFLLDEPFSSLSKELKKEMQELLWSLYEKMQITVVYVTHNSEDIRHTDTRVAVMNDGSVQQIGTIGELYDNPATPYVSEFLGVAVEEVC comes from the coding sequence ATGGCTAGTTTATCACTTAGACATCTTAGCAAAACATATGATAACGGAGTCAATGCAATCAAGGACGTTACCCTTGAAGTTGATGATAAAGAATTTATGGTACTTGCCGGTTCGATGGGATGCGGCATTTCTACGGTATTAAGAATGATCGCAGGAGTAGAAGATATTACAGATGGGGAGCTTCTTGTTGACGGAGAACGAATGAATGAGACTCCTTCTATTGACAGAGATATGGCAATGATTTTTAAGAATGGAAAGTTATATCCGCAGATGAATATTTATGATAATCTTGCATTTGGGCTTAAGTTAAAGGAATTGCCAATTGGAGAGATTGATGCGAGAATCGCAGAAGTTACACAGGTACTTAATATTGGACATCTTCTTGATAAGATGACGGAAGATTTAGATGAAAAAGAACGTGCGTTAGTTGTTCTTGGTCGTGCCATTGTAAAGAAACCAAAAGTATTTCTTTTAGATGAACCGTTTTCAAGTCTGAGTAAGGAACTGAAAAAGGAGATGCAGGAGCTGTTATGGAGTCTTTATGAGAAGATGCAGATCACAGTCGTTTATGTGACACATAATAGTGAAGATATTCGACACACAGATACAAGAGTCGCTGTTATGAATGATGGAAGTGTACAGCAGATTGGAACAATCGGAGAACTTTATGATAATCCGGCAACACCATATGTTTCTGAGTTTTTAGGAGTTGCTGTGGAAGAAGTATGTTAA
- a CDS encoding M18 family aminopeptidase, with translation MNVLTECLSRGTSPASVISFAKEYLKQEGFEELYYDKMLSPKENGKFFITPFPDVLFAFTTGNAKAKIQSLRMAFAHVDQPCFKVKGKPDFKSMGCAMLNVEVYGGMMDHTWFDRPLGIAGTIMLRGEDVFKPEEVLYDSKRPIAVIPGLAIHMQREANNGWKIDRQKELMPLMGIANGRWTEGAFLHFLSEELSVDESEILSYDLNLYNYDQPQLCGVKEEILCSPRIDNLASVSALLESITDGERESGINLIGLFNHEEVGSFTKSGADSTLLGCILNRILSGMGCSKEQIEISLAQSYYLSVDGAHAAHPNYTDRCDTTTRAYIGQGATIKVSGTQKYASDCRMYAILLGLAEKYDILLQEINDRNTIRGGTTLGPMIGSHLPMMGCDLGIPMLAMHSARETMAMEDYISLCRLVTAFFTE, from the coding sequence ATGAATGTTTTAACAGAATGTTTAAGTCGGGGAACATCGCCGGCAAGCGTCATTTCTTTTGCAAAAGAATATTTAAAACAGGAAGGTTTTGAAGAATTATATTATGATAAGATGCTTTCACCAAAGGAGAATGGAAAGTTTTTTATTACGCCATTTCCAGATGTATTATTTGCCTTTACTACAGGAAACGCAAAGGCAAAGATTCAGTCTCTTCGGATGGCATTTGCCCATGTAGACCAGCCCTGTTTTAAAGTAAAGGGAAAGCCGGATTTTAAAAGTATGGGATGTGCGATGCTTAATGTGGAAGTATACGGAGGAATGATGGATCACACGTGGTTTGACCGTCCTCTTGGTATAGCAGGAACAATCATGTTAAGGGGAGAGGATGTTTTTAAGCCGGAAGAAGTACTCTATGACAGTAAGAGACCGATTGCTGTTATTCCGGGACTTGCGATTCACATGCAGCGTGAGGCAAATAATGGATGGAAGATCGATCGCCAAAAAGAACTGATGCCGTTGATGGGGATTGCGAATGGGCGTTGGACAGAAGGTGCATTTTTACATTTCCTTTCAGAGGAACTTTCCGTAGATGAAAGTGAGATTTTAAGTTATGATCTTAATTTATATAATTATGATCAGCCACAGCTTTGTGGAGTAAAAGAAGAAATCTTATGCAGCCCTCGAATTGATAATCTGGCATCTGTTAGCGCATTATTGGAGTCAATTACTGATGGAGAAAGAGAAAGTGGAATCAATCTGATCGGACTGTTTAACCATGAGGAAGTGGGAAGTTTCACGAAGTCAGGTGCAGATTCGACCTTGCTTGGATGCATTTTGAATCGGATTTTATCGGGAATGGGATGCTCGAAAGAACAGATAGAGATTTCACTTGCACAAAGTTATTATCTTTCTGTGGACGGCGCGCATGCAGCACATCCAAATTATACGGATCGTTGTGATACAACAACGAGGGCATATATCGGTCAGGGAGCAACGATAAAAGTAAGTGGTACGCAAAAGTATGCATCCGATTGCCGTATGTATGCGATACTTCTTGGGCTTGCTGAAAAATACGACATTTTATTACAGGAGATCAATGACAGGAATACGATTCGTGGCGGGACAACATTAGGACCGATGATTGGTTCCCATTTGCCAATGATGGGATGTGATCTCGGAATCCCGATGCTTGCGATGCATTCTGCGAGAGAGACAATGGCAATGGAAGATTATATCAGCCTATGTCGATTAGTGACGGCTTTTTTTACAGAGTAA
- a CDS encoding DUF5721 family protein, whose product MLSIQVSDTKNFMSHLLSGNTFDHFYFIEASIKMGVSYQIQGRINEGFYDTSVEQTLNRDFCYWKEVRNRIFDIIKGKRLPLSCKIVLGLPKQSVSYLISHSNSTFREDDIEGIYVNILYDPKTLLITTGISYKNFSLDKSLEYAFDEYLAKFLKEKAAL is encoded by the coding sequence ATGCTATCAATACAAGTTTCCGATACCAAAAACTTTATGTCCCATCTCTTATCTGGAAATACATTCGATCACTTTTATTTTATCGAAGCATCCATCAAGATGGGGGTCAGTTACCAGATTCAGGGACGAATCAATGAAGGGTTCTATGATACAAGCGTAGAACAGACGCTAAATCGCGACTTTTGTTACTGGAAAGAAGTTCGTAACCGTATTTTTGATATTATCAAAGGAAAACGTCTTCCTCTTTCCTGTAAAATTGTTCTCGGTCTCCCAAAACAATCGGTTTCTTACCTGATCTCACATAGTAACAGCACATTTCGTGAAGATGATATTGAAGGCATTTATGTGAATATTTTATATGACCCAAAAACATTGCTCATAACCACCGGTATTTCCTATAAGAACTTTTCTCTCGACAAATCGTTAGAATATGCCTTTGATGAATATCTGGCAAAGTTTCTAAAAGAGAAAGCTGCGCTTTAA
- a CDS encoding S41 family peptidase, with protein sequence MQDTDTVHYIVAVKRKADEMDVKDKEMTIELESVSEEESKQQTEESSDKKQQHKRKGGCFKTVMLAFAMVIVVGVSFFAGRQSVMTSSGFGTGLNNGTILRKLSLLEAYTGKYYLNKIDADNVEQNIYKGFAKGLQDPYAEYYTKEEFKQLTEEDSGEYEGIGISVAKDTDTGYAEIVSVFKDQPAYKAGLKTGDLIIAVNKKSTMNMELQEVVSEIKKKENKKVVLTIYRDKKSKDYTVKKSSVQLDTVSYKMKEKKIGYIAVSQFLENTGDQFDKAVTALEKKGMKSLIIDLRDNGGGLLNTCTQMVSRVIDKDKLIVYTKDKEGNKEEFKSDSGKTLDIPIIILVNGNTASASEIMTGCLKDYGKATVVGTTTYGKGIVQNIMPLTDGSAIKFTIAKYYTPNGTDIHKKGIKPDVKVKMSDAQWKKAQTDEKADKQLKKAIELLEK encoded by the coding sequence ATGCAAGACACTGATACAGTACACTACATTGTTGCGGTGAAGAGAAAGGCAGATGAAATGGACGTAAAAGACAAAGAAATGACTATCGAATTAGAAAGTGTTTCAGAAGAAGAATCTAAACAGCAGACGGAGGAGAGTTCTGATAAAAAACAGCAGCATAAACGAAAGGGCGGCTGTTTTAAAACGGTAATGCTGGCGTTTGCGATGGTTATCGTGGTTGGAGTCAGCTTTTTTGCAGGAAGACAGAGTGTGATGACATCTTCCGGATTTGGGACTGGACTTAATAATGGAACGATTCTTAGAAAGCTAAGTTTATTAGAAGCTTATACAGGCAAATATTATCTTAATAAAATAGATGCAGATAATGTGGAGCAAAATATTTATAAGGGATTTGCAAAAGGGTTACAGGACCCTTATGCAGAATACTATACAAAGGAAGAATTCAAACAGTTAACCGAAGAAGATTCCGGAGAATATGAAGGAATCGGTATTTCTGTAGCAAAAGATACCGATACCGGATATGCAGAGATCGTATCGGTATTTAAAGACCAGCCGGCATATAAAGCAGGGCTTAAAACGGGAGATCTGATCATTGCTGTCAATAAAAAAAGTACAATGAATATGGAATTACAGGAAGTCGTTTCAGAAATCAAAAAGAAAGAAAATAAAAAGGTTGTTCTTACAATCTACAGAGATAAAAAGTCAAAAGATTATACAGTAAAGAAGTCTTCTGTACAGTTAGATACCGTCTCTTATAAAATGAAGGAGAAAAAGATTGGTTATATTGCAGTAAGCCAGTTCCTTGAGAATACTGGTGATCAGTTTGATAAAGCAGTTACTGCTCTTGAGAAAAAAGGAATGAAGAGTCTGATCATTGATCTTCGAGACAATGGTGGAGGACTGTTAAACACTTGTACACAGATGGTGTCACGTGTGATAGATAAAGATAAATTGATTGTGTATACGAAAGACAAAGAAGGAAATAAAGAAGAATTCAAGAGTGATTCTGGTAAAACATTAGATATTCCGATTATTATTTTAGTCAATGGAAATACAGCCAGCGCGTCAGAGATTATGACAGGATGTCTGAAGGATTATGGCAAGGCAACCGTTGTAGGAACGACAACATACGGAAAAGGAATCGTCCAGAATATTATGCCGCTTACGGATGGCTCAGCGATTAAGTTTACAATCGCAAAGTATTATACACCAAACGGTACGGATATTCATAAAAAGGGAATTAAACCAGATGTTAAAGTAAAAATGAGCGATGCACAGTGGAAGAAAGCACAGACAGATGAAAAGGCAGACAAACAACTGAAAAAGGCAATAGAACTGCTTGAAAAATAA
- a CDS encoding LCP family protein yields MKKPSFIKRFFSFLLRVCVVLALMAVIAVGSFEGVTYYLTGSFTSVKKAVKEETDQQEVQEDTTDIAKNNKNMENTLVFVHDENTNKDYTSLNMYDKKTKAFDVLLMPCNAQVSVSESLVKELRETISDISSTVSMSDVARAFGDKKYETYVKIMEDISGVKISGYDVMSSNDFKKLLNAGNTVTYHLDNAVSYRDADNVLQSIEAGDVELDGDTAYALMTYMDGTDDEETRRLERANDYLTKYMEEIFTKNNNSALAKKYDSLVKAEDTDDLTSTEDILKGLTEDGFTLRIMQGSETKGVFSLDSQKVKLQVAALTKKAESYTKNGSSKASSSTASSGSTESSKKYSIEVYNAAYVSGLAKEWETYLEDEGYTISLIDSYQEEGPISQTRINVTEEGMGEDLLNYFPDAEINVVDSISTGGDIQIYVGTDSTKVPEGSGESTTAEEDVDDESDDSTSDDDTEESQSADNTEDTDTSDGYDFSSGE; encoded by the coding sequence ATGAAAAAGCCAAGTTTTATAAAAAGATTTTTCTCCTTCCTTTTAAGAGTATGTGTTGTGCTCGCCTTGATGGCTGTGATTGCCGTTGGTTCTTTTGAGGGAGTAACATATTATCTGACAGGAAGTTTTACGAGTGTAAAGAAGGCCGTAAAAGAAGAGACAGATCAGCAGGAAGTACAGGAAGACACTACAGACATTGCTAAGAATAATAAGAATATGGAGAATACACTGGTATTTGTTCATGATGAGAATACCAATAAAGATTATACAAGCCTGAATATGTATGATAAGAAGACGAAGGCATTTGATGTATTATTGATGCCATGTAATGCACAGGTGTCTGTAAGTGAGAGTCTTGTGAAGGAACTTCGTGAGACGATATCAGATATAAGCAGTACAGTAAGCATGTCAGATGTGGCACGTGCTTTTGGTGATAAGAAGTATGAGACATATGTAAAGATTATGGAAGATATCAGTGGTGTGAAGATTTCCGGCTATGATGTAATGTCTTCTAATGATTTTAAGAAGCTTTTGAATGCGGGCAATACAGTAACATATCATCTTGATAATGCAGTTTCTTATCGTGATGCAGATAATGTATTACAGAGTATTGAGGCGGGAGATGTAGAACTTGATGGCGATACCGCTTATGCTCTTATGACTTATATGGATGGAACAGATGATGAGGAGACCAGAAGATTAGAGAGAGCGAATGATTATCTTACAAAGTACATGGAAGAAATCTTTACAAAGAATAATAATTCAGCACTTGCTAAAAAGTATGACAGCCTTGTAAAAGCGGAGGATACAGATGATCTGACATCAACAGAAGATATTCTTAAAGGGCTGACAGAGGATGGATTCACTCTTCGTATTATGCAGGGAAGCGAGACAAAAGGAGTATTTTCTTTAGATTCTCAGAAAGTAAAACTTCAGGTTGCTGCGCTTACAAAGAAAGCAGAATCTTACACAAAGAATGGTTCATCAAAGGCTTCTTCAAGTACCGCTTCTTCTGGCAGCACAGAAAGTTCTAAGAAGTATTCGATTGAAGTTTATAATGCAGCGTATGTTTCCGGTCTGGCAAAAGAATGGGAGACGTATCTTGAAGACGAAGGATACACGATTAGTCTTATCGATTCTTATCAGGAAGAGGGACCGATTTCCCAGACAAGAATTAATGTTACTGAAGAAGGAATGGGAGAAGATTTACTGAATTACTTCCCGGATGCAGAGATTAATGTAGTAGATTCCATTTCAACAGGTGGAGATATTCAGATCTATGTCGGAACAGACAGTACAAAGGTACCAGAAGGAAGCGGAGAGTCCACAACAGCAGAGGAAGATGTTGATGATGAGAGTGATGACAGTACCTCTGATGATGATACAGAGGAATCTCAATCTGCAGACAATACAGAAGACACAGATACATCTGACGGATATGATTTCAGCTCAGGAGAATAG
- the spoIVA gene encoding stage IV sporulation protein A, producing the protein MEKQNIYQDISARTGGEIYLGVVGPVRSGKSTFIKRFMELLVLPAIKDENERKRTMDELPQSGTGKIVMTTEPKFIPKEAAELPMEDMKIKIRLIDCVGFMIPGAGGNLENGQERLVKTPWFDYEVPFTKAAEYGTRKVIRDHSTIGILVTADGSFGEIPRDSYVEAEKKTVAELNEIGKPFLVLVNSERPYSKATQALTEKLAKEYGTSVMAVNCDQLRQEDILEILKNVLLEFPLSSVGFYLPKWVETLRDDHWMKKSILDLVKEFMADKGKMKDLYQKVFPSNDYIESGKIEKIHMDTGTVDVKIQIRDSYYYDILSDLTGLPIKSEYHLIRLMKELSGKKKEFEEVSQALKDARERGYGVMKPVLSEITLSEPEVVKHGNKYGVKIRAEAPSIHLIRANLTTEVAPIVGTQLQAEDLITYIKEQAGEEPDEIWNVNIFGKTLEQLVDDGISGKVTKINDDSQEKLQNAMEKIVNESSGGLICIII; encoded by the coding sequence ATGGAAAAACAAAATATATATCAGGATATTTCTGCCAGAACAGGCGGAGAGATTTACCTTGGTGTGGTTGGACCGGTCCGAAGCGGCAAATCAACTTTTATTAAGCGATTTATGGAACTGCTCGTACTTCCTGCAATAAAAGATGAAAATGAACGAAAAAGAACGATGGATGAGCTTCCACAAAGTGGGACCGGAAAGATTGTTATGACAACGGAACCAAAATTCATTCCAAAAGAAGCAGCGGAACTGCCGATGGAAGATATGAAAATAAAAATCCGTTTGATTGATTGTGTGGGATTTATGATTCCCGGAGCCGGAGGAAATCTGGAGAACGGACAGGAACGCCTTGTAAAAACTCCATGGTTTGATTATGAAGTTCCGTTTACAAAAGCAGCAGAATACGGTACGAGAAAAGTAATCAGAGATCATTCAACAATAGGAATTCTTGTAACGGCGGATGGTTCCTTTGGGGAGATTCCGAGAGATTCCTATGTAGAAGCAGAGAAAAAGACAGTAGCAGAGTTAAATGAGATTGGTAAACCGTTTTTAGTTCTTGTAAATAGTGAGCGGCCGTATTCAAAAGCAACGCAGGCATTAACAGAAAAGCTTGCCAAAGAATACGGCACAAGTGTTATGGCAGTAAATTGTGATCAGCTCAGACAGGAAGATATTTTAGAAATACTGAAAAATGTATTGCTGGAGTTTCCGTTATCGTCGGTGGGATTTTATTTGCCGAAATGGGTAGAAACATTAAGAGATGATCATTGGATGAAGAAGTCTATTCTTGATCTTGTGAAAGAATTTATGGCAGATAAGGGGAAGATGAAAGATCTTTATCAGAAAGTTTTTCCATCGAACGATTACATAGAGTCTGGTAAAATAGAAAAAATTCATATGGATACCGGAACAGTCGATGTTAAAATACAGATTAGAGATTCTTATTATTATGATATTTTATCTGATTTGACAGGACTTCCGATAAAAAGTGAATATCATTTGATCCGTCTGATGAAGGAATTATCGGGAAAGAAGAAGGAATTTGAAGAAGTATCGCAGGCACTAAAAGATGCAAGAGAACGAGGATACGGTGTTATGAAACCTGTTCTTTCAGAAATTACACTTTCTGAGCCAGAAGTTGTGAAACATGGAAACAAATACGGGGTTAAAATCCGGGCAGAAGCACCGTCAATTCATCTGATCCGGGCAAATCTTACAACTGAAGTAGCACCGATTGTTGGAACACAGCTTCAGGCAGAAGATCTGATTACGTATATAAAAGAGCAGGCCGGTGAGGAACCTGACGAAATCTGGAATGTAAATATTTTTGGAAAAACATTAGAACAATTAGTGGATGACGGTATATCCGGAAAAGTCACAAAAATCAATGATGACAGCCAGGAAAAACTGCAAAATGCCATGGAAAAAATCGTAAATGAAAGCAGTGGCGGATTAATCTGTATTATTATATAA
- a CDS encoding PucR family transcriptional regulator — MISNQILQDTIDGIKAITRIDLCVMDTEGKPLASTLDAVEEYKEAVLVFAESLAESQALQGYQFFKVFDENQLEYIILVKGETDDVYMVGKMAAFQVQNLLIAYKERFDKDNFIKNLLLDNLLLVDIYNRAKKLHIETDVRRCVFIVETKNDRDNNAFETVRNIFSAKTRDFITAVDEKNIILVKEVKNGEGYDELTKTAQVIVDMLNTEAMTKVHVAFGTIVNEIKEVSRSYKEAKMAMDVGKIFYPDKNVIAYSRLGIGRLIYQLPLPLCKMFIKEIFDGRSPDEFDEETLQTINKFFENNLNVSETSRQLYIHRNTLVYRLDKLQKSTGLDLRVFEDAITFKIALMVVKYMKYMESIEY, encoded by the coding sequence ATGATTTCAAATCAGATTTTACAGGATACCATTGATGGTATTAAGGCAATTACAAGAATTGACTTGTGCGTCATGGATACGGAAGGAAAACCGCTTGCCTCCACATTAGATGCAGTTGAAGAATATAAAGAGGCGGTGCTGGTATTTGCAGAGTCTTTAGCAGAGAGTCAGGCGTTACAGGGATACCAGTTTTTTAAAGTTTTTGATGAGAACCAGTTAGAGTACATCATTCTCGTCAAAGGTGAGACTGATGATGTGTATATGGTTGGAAAGATGGCTGCTTTCCAGGTACAGAATCTGTTAATTGCCTATAAGGAACGTTTTGATAAAGATAATTTTATCAAGAATTTGTTATTAGATAACTTACTGCTGGTTGATATTTATAACCGGGCTAAGAAGCTTCATATTGAGACCGATGTAAGAAGATGTGTATTTATTGTTGAGACAAAGAATGACAGAGATAATAATGCGTTTGAAACTGTCCGTAATATTTTTTCTGCTAAGACAAGAGACTTTATCACTGCGGTTGATGAGAAGAACATTATTCTTGTAAAAGAAGTGAAGAACGGAGAAGGATACGACGAGCTTACGAAGACCGCACAGGTTATTGTAGATATGCTTAATACAGAAGCAATGACAAAGGTTCATGTTGCCTTTGGTACGATCGTGAATGAGATTAAAGAAGTATCCCGCTCTTATAAAGAAGCGAAGATGGCGATGGATGTCGGAAAGATTTTCTATCCGGATAAGAATGTTATCGCATACAGCCGTCTTGGTATCGGACGTTTGATCTATCAGCTTCCGTTACCACTCTGTAAGATGTTTATCAAAGAGATTTTTGATGGACGTTCTCCGGATGAGTTTGACGAAGAGACATTGCAGACGATCAACAAGTTCTTTGAGAATAATCTGAATGTATCAGAGACATCCAGACAGCTTTATATTCATCGAAATACATTAGTATATCGTCTGGATAAGCTTCAGAAGAGCACAGGGCTTGATCTTAGAGTATTTGAAGATGCAATTACTTTTAAGATTGCTCTTATGGTAGTAAAATACATGAAGTACATGGAAAGTATCGAATATTAA
- a CDS encoding WecB/TagA/CpsF family glycosyltransferase: MKDRYHKKANVLGIDVSMMRVDKAVNVSMELMRGKGLPVIYFLSAVSSLLCQNNAGAAEYVASCNLVLSGDRHMELAVRHQQEDGEVPQGIGEFADNYLKRLFAKLNREGRSIYTIMDQEEHLTSLEEYMEESYRSIEVHGGIIGKNVKGEADRIVNEINACIPDIVFVCLPAERQIKFMEKYAAMMNTRLCILIESVQPLIRKETEEIPLWVQKLHLEGIYSWFKKEQKIRNTIVGSVFKKKVMREVPEDISLTEPEETSKESILEKQEELCNDKADESKNNKNVQ, encoded by the coding sequence ATGAAAGATCGTTACCACAAAAAAGCGAATGTACTCGGTATAGATGTATCAATGATGCGGGTGGACAAGGCGGTCAATGTATCAATGGAACTGATGCGTGGAAAGGGGCTTCCTGTAATCTATTTTTTATCAGCAGTCAGTTCATTATTGTGCCAGAATAATGCAGGAGCAGCAGAGTATGTTGCTTCCTGTAATCTGGTGCTTTCAGGAGATCGTCATATGGAGCTTGCAGTACGCCATCAGCAAGAGGATGGGGAAGTTCCGCAAGGTATAGGAGAATTTGCAGATAATTATCTTAAGAGATTATTTGCAAAGCTAAACCGAGAGGGACGAAGCATTTATACGATTATGGATCAGGAGGAACATCTTACTTCCTTAGAAGAATATATGGAGGAATCTTATCGCAGTATAGAAGTCCATGGAGGCATTATTGGAAAGAATGTGAAAGGTGAGGCAGACCGTATTGTGAATGAGATCAATGCCTGTATTCCAGACATCGTATTTGTCTGCCTTCCGGCAGAAAGACAGATTAAATTTATGGAAAAGTATGCAGCGATGATGAATACCCGTCTTTGTATTCTTATAGAATCTGTACAGCCATTGATTCGGAAGGAAACAGAAGAGATTCCATTGTGGGTACAGAAGCTCCACCTGGAGGGAATTTATTCCTGGTTTAAAAAGGAACAGAAGATTCGGAATACGATTGTTGGTTCTGTTTTTAAAAAGAAGGTAATGAGAGAAGTGCCGGAAGACATTTCTTTAACGGAACCGGAAGAAACATCAAAGGAAAGTATTTTGGAAAAACAGGAAGAATTATGTAATGACAAAGCGGATGAGAGCAAAAATAATAAAAACGTACAATGA
- a CDS encoding GTP pyrophosphokinase gives MEIQLWRELLDPYQLAVDELTVKFHHIIEEHRNQGLYSPIESVDGRVKSIVSILDKMQRKNVSMNDIEKKIEDLAGIRIICQFVEDIDRVVNLIKNRTDMKVKCEKDYVSHMKTSGYRSYHMIILYTVNTIHGPKELSAEIQIRTMAMNFWATIEHSLQYKYKENIPEYIQQKLLDASEAIIEVDHEMSDVRDEIMDAQNSHRKKETLVKDILNNIQNLYKVANQREVTKIQDEFYKVYVLDDMLQLKHFARQLDIISEGYRAQSL, from the coding sequence ATGGAGATACAGCTTTGGAGAGAACTGCTTGACCCATACCAGCTGGCAGTCGATGAACTGACTGTTAAGTTTCATCATATTATAGAAGAACATCGTAATCAGGGCTTATATTCACCGATAGAGTCTGTCGATGGACGAGTGAAGAGTATTGTCAGTATTTTAGATAAGATGCAGCGCAAGAATGTATCGATGAATGATATTGAGAAGAAGATAGAAGACCTGGCAGGAATTCGTATTATCTGTCAGTTCGTGGAGGATATAGACCGGGTTGTGAATCTTATAAAGAATCGCACAGATATGAAGGTGAAGTGTGAGAAAGATTATGTAAGTCATATGAAGACCAGTGGATATCGTAGTTACCATATGATTATTTTATATACAGTGAATACGATCCATGGTCCAAAGGAGCTGAGTGCAGAGATTCAGATCCGGACGATGGCGATGAACTTCTGGGCAACGATCGAGCATTCTTTGCAGTATAAGTATAAGGAGAATATTCCAGAATATATTCAGCAAAAGCTTTTAGATGCGTCAGAGGCGATCATTGAGGTAGATCATGAGATGTCTGATGTAAGAGATGAGATTATGGATGCGCAGAATTCTCACAGAAAGAAAGAGACATTAGTTAAGGATATTTTGAATAATATTCAGAATTTATATAAGGTTGCTAATCAGAGAGAAGTAACCAAGATTCAGGATGAGTTTTATAAAGTATATGTGCTTGATGATATGCTGCAGCTAAAGCATTTTGCAAGACAGCTTGATATCATTTCTGAAGGATATCGTGCACAGAGCTTGTAA